Proteins encoded within one genomic window of Rhododendron vialii isolate Sample 1 chromosome 1a, ASM3025357v1:
- the LOC131300315 gene encoding zinc finger BED domain-containing protein DAYSLEEPER-like: MATLAENNEFPIENNELALAETPEPENNIEEETPQPNKRRKKKSVVWEHFTIENVGAGCRRACCKQCKQSFAYSTGSKVAGTSHLKRHIAKGSCPVVLRNQGNTPMAPHSAPSKMNEIWSDVNNTPKRRYRTTGSPYVGFDPDRCRHEIARMIIMHDYPLHMVEHPGFVAFVQNLQPRFDMVSFSTVQGDCVATYLREKQGLQKLIEGIPGRICLTLDLWNSSQTTGYMFLTGHFIDTDWKLHRKILNVVMEPYPDSDSAFGHAVSACLSDWSMEGKLFSLTINQPLSEAGIGNLRSLLSLKNSLMLNGQLLVGSCLARTLSSIAVEALKTAHETVRKIRDSVKYVKTSESHEDKFNELKQRLQVPSMKTLALDDQTRWNTSYEMLVSASELKEVFSCLDASDSGYIEAPSAEIWKQVEILCTYLKLLFDSATILTGPSISTTNVFFHEVWKIQLELARGVQSDDPFISNLTKPMQEKFDKYWKDCCLVLAIAVVMDPRFKMKLVEFSFTKIYGDDASNYVRLVDEGIHELFHEYLTVSLPLPLTPTYMEEANGGTPKHEEAQARTLLSHDELGLTDFDMYIMETTSHQSRSELDQYLEESLLPRVHEFDVLGWWKLNKNKYPTLSKMARDILTIPVCTLGPDSIFDTMRKEMDGYRCSLRPETVEALICAKDWLMCEPAEVSNALVKMEFPI; encoded by the coding sequence ATGGCAACCCTTGCTGAGAACAACGAATTCCCTATTGAAAATAATGAACTGGCCCTTGCAGAAACACCGGAGCCAGAGAACAATATTGAAGAAGAAACGCCGCAGCCTAACAAACGGAGAAAAAAGAAGTCCGTAGTTTGGGAACACTTCACTATAGAAAACGTGGGGGCCGGATGCAGAAGGGCATGCTGTAAGCAGTGTAAGCAATCGTTCGCATACAGTACTGGTTCAAAAGTAGCGGGTACGAGCCACCTCAAACGTCACATCGCCAAGGGTTCTTGTCCAGTTGTCCTGCGGAACCAGGGGAACACTCCAATGGCTCCGCACAGCGCACCATCGAAGATGAACGAAATATGGAGCGATGTTAATAATACGCCGAAACGACGATACAGAACCACGGGTTCGCCTTATGTTGGGTTTGATCCTGACCGTTGCCGCCACGAGATAGCTAGGATGATCATCATGCACGACTACCCCCTGCACATGGTTGAACACCCTGGATTCGTCGCTTTCGTCCAGAATCTTCAGCCGCGGTTTGATATGGTTAGTTTCAGTACGGTCCAAGGGGATTGCGTGGCGACCTACTTAAGAGAAAAGCAAGGTCTTCAGAAGTTGATTGAGGGAATACCAGGACGAATTTGCCTTACTTTAGATttgtggaattcaagtcaaacCACGGGTTACATGTTTCTGACCGGGCACTTCATTGATACTGATTGGAAGTTGCATAGGAAGATTCTCAACGTCGTGATGGAACCGTATCCTGATTCAGATTCTGCTTTTGGACATGCTGTTTCCGCGTGCCTTTCGGATTGGAGTATGGAGGGGAAGTTATTCTCTCTCACTATAAATCAACCTTTGAGCGAGGCTGGAATTGGCAATCTTAGGTCTTTACTCTCGCTAAAGAACTCTTTGATGCTGAACGGTCAATTATTGGTCGGTAGTTGCCTTGCTCGTACTTTAAGCAGTATAGCTGTAGAAGCGTTGAAAACGGCTCATGAAACCGTTAGGAAGATTAGGGACAGCGTGAAGTACGTGAAGACATCTGAATCCCATGAGGACAAATTCAACGAGCTGAAGCAACGGCTTCAAGTTCCTAGCATGAAAACCCTAGCTCTCGATGACCAAACAAGATGGAATACGTCGTATGAGATGTTGGTTTCCGCTTCTGAATTGAAGGAAGTGTTCTCTTGCTTGGATGCCTCTGATTCGGGTTACATAGAAGCCCCATCTGCGGAGATCTGGAAGCAAGTAGAGATTCTATGCACTTACTTGAAACTGCTCTTTGATTCTGCGACCATCCTAACGGGTCCCTCTATCTCGACGACCAACGTTTTTTTCCACGAGGTGTGGAAGATTCAACTGGAGCTAGCACGCGGGGTCCAGAGCGATGATCCCTTTATAAGCAACCTTACTAAACCGATGCAAGAGAAATTCGACAAGTACTGGAAGGattgttgtttggttttggCCATCGCGGTGGTCATGGATCCTAGGTTCAAAATGAAGCTTGTGGAATTTAGTTTCACGAAGATCTACGGTGACGATGCTTCAAACTATGTGAGGCTTGTCGATGAGGGAATCCATGAACTCTTTCACGAGTACCTGACCGTGTCGCTTCCTCTGCCACTGACCCCTACTTATATGGAAGAAGCAAACGGCGGGACTCCCAAGCATGAGGAGGCCCAAGCAAGGACACTCCTCTCGCACGACGAGCTAGGGCTAACGGACTTCGACATGTATATTATGGAGACGACGAGCCATCAGTCTAGATCCGAGTTGGACCAATATCTGGAGGAGTCTCTGCTGCCTCGCGTCCACGAGTTTGACGTTTTGGGGTGGTGGAAGCTGAACAAGAACAAGTACCCGACTCTCTCGAAGATGGCCAGGGATATCCTGACGATCCCGGTGTGTACTCTGGGCCCCGACTCGATCTTCGATACGATGAGAAAAGAGATGGATGGCTACCGGTGTTCTCTGCGACCGGAGACGGTGGAGGCTCTCATTTGCGCCAAGGATTGGCTCATGTGCGAGCCGGCAGAGGTGTCGAACGCGCTTGTGAAAATGGAATTCCCAATTTAG
- the LOC131300300 gene encoding pentatricopeptide repeat-containing protein At2g15690, mitochondrial-like, which produces MASLIAICRAQATFLFISPLNVRSFRSSRFTFTHRNNQTLTLKKPLLSLSSSSCVFVSVNLPFKSLSTSAIANQFQGPPQPPPPSDTYHQDGNGSPNQWNGPNQTYNDYGNPSQWNTQNPNYPQPPTTNQMNNNPNLDYPGRGNHNPGQGYSYPLRGSPSFPPDQSYPQGENPSRNASYPPPGNNRQWDYQNQGYPLRQNPNLSRDYPQGACPNLENPNQAQNYPPQRGVNQFDRAYPQRENPNQAQHYPQRGVNQFESQNQAYPQGVSSNQQDQAHRGNVNQLTNQTQNQGQVVNNQVPSGPPANVDLMSLCQEGKVKEVIEFMAQGVSANAQCFDALFGLCAKSKVLDHAKKVHDYFLRSTFRGDLQLNNKVIEMYSKCGSMTDARRVFDHMPERNMDSWHLMINGYAANGMGDDGLGLFEQMRELGLQPNEQTFLSVLSACASADAMEEGFLHFESMKTEYGMSPRIEHYLGLLDVLGHPGHVHEAFEFIENLPFEPTAVIWEALRNYARIHGDIDLEDHSEELMVLLDPAKAIPNKIPTRPPRKQSAINMLEGKNRISKFRNPTLYRDEEKLLAAKKEQRYVPDTRFVLHDIDQEAKEQALLYDSERLAIAYGLISTPARMPLRIIKNLRVCGDCHNAIKIMSRIVGRELIVRDNKRFHHFKDGKCSCGDYW; this is translated from the coding sequence ATGGCGTCTCTTATTGCGATTTGTCGAGCACAAGCAACTTTCCTCTTCATTTCTCCACTCAATGTTCGTTCTTTCCGCTCTTCTCGCTTCACTTTCACTCACCGCAacaaccaaaccctaaccctaaaaaaacccttactgtcattatcttcttcttcttgtgtttttgtttctgtCAATCTCCCTTTCAAATCCCTATCCACCTCAGCCATCGCAAACCAGTTCCAGGgcccaccacaaccaccaccaccgtctgATACCTATCATCAGGACGGAAATGGAAGCCCTAATCAGTGGAATGGCCCAAATCAGACCTATAATGATTATGGAAACCCTAGTCAGTGGAACACTCAAAACCCGAATTACCCTCAACCTCCAACAACCAATCAGATGAATAATAATCCGAATCTGGACTATCCTGGTCGAGGAAACCATAATCCGGGTCAGGGATATTCGTATCCCCTGCGCGGAAGCCCTAGTTTTCCTCCTGATCAGAGCTATCCTCAGGGTGAAAACCCGAGTCGAAATGCGAGTTATCCTCCTCCTGGGAACAATAGACAGTGGGATTATCAAAATCAGGGTTACCCGCTACGGCAAAATCCCAACCTATCCCGGGACTATCCTCAGGGTGCTTGCCCAAATCTTGAAAACCCTAATCAAGCTCAGAACTATCCACCACAGCGTGGTGTGAATCAGTTTGATAGAGCTTATCCACAACGCGAGAACCCTAATCAAGCTCAGCACTATCCGCAGCGTGGTGTTAATCAGTTTGAGAGTCAGAATCAAGCTTACCCACAAGGGGTGAGCTCTAATCAGCAGGATCAAGCTCACAGGGGAAACGTGAATCAGTTGACTAATCAGACTCAAAATCAAGGTCAGGTCGTGAACAACCAAGTCCCGAGTGGCCCACCCGCTAATGTTGATTTGATGAGTTTGTGCCAAGAGGGCAAGGTGAAAGAAGTTATTGAATTTATGGCACAAGGAGTATCTGCCAATGCTCAGTGTTTTGATGCCCTGTTTGGTTTATGTGCAAAGTCGAAGGTACTGGACCATGCGAAGAAAGTGCATGATTACTTTCTGCGGTCAACTTTCAGGGGCGATCTTCAGTTGAATAATAAGGTGATTGAAATGTACTCAAAATGTGGAAGTATGACCGATGCACGAAGAGTCTTTGATCACATGCCCGAGAGGAACATGGATTCTTGGCATTTGATGATTAATGGGTATGCAGCAAATGGCATGGGTGACGATGGGCTAGGATTGTTTGAACAGATGAGGGAGTTGGGTTTGCAACCAAATGAGCAAACTTTTCTTAGTGTATTATCAGCTTGTGCTAGTGCTGATGCTATGGAGGAAGGATTTCTACACTTTGAGTCTATGAAAACAGAATACGGAATGTCTCCTAGAATCGAGCATTATTTGGGGCTTCTCGATGTTCTTGGTCATCCTGGGCATGTCCATGAGGCTTTTGAATTCATTGAGAATCTTCCATTTGAGCCCACAGCCGTAATTTGGGAGGCTTTAAGGAATTATGCTCGTATTCATGGAGATATCGATCTTGAGGACCATTCTGAGGAGTTAATGGTTCTTCTTGACCCTGCGAAGGCGATTCCTAACAAGATCCCTACACGACCTCCCAGAAAGCAGTCGGCGATCAACATGCTTGAGGGTAAAAACAGGATAAGCAAGTTTAGAAACCCAACTCTGTATAGGGATGAAGAGAAGTTGTTGGCAGCAAAGAAGGAACAAAGGTATGTGCCTGATACAAGATTTGTACTTCATGATATTGACCAGGAGGCGAAGGAACAGGCGTTGCTCTATGACAGTGAGCGTTTGGCGATTGCTTATGGTTTGATTAGTACTCCGGCTAGGATGCCTCTGAGGATAATCAAGAATCTCCGTGTGTGCGGTGACTGTCACAATGCCATCAAGATCATGTCCAGGATTGTTGGGAGGGAGTTGATCGTTAGGGATAACAAACGGTTCCATCATT